From Deltaproteobacteria bacterium, one genomic window encodes:
- a CDS encoding amidohydrolase produces the protein MHRPLISADSHVMEPLDLWTTHLPAHLRAHGPRIEPRDGVGCLMVEDTVVRRFSSLAKAGAQAKTFAQGASDPEGRLRDLDADGVWGEVMYPNLAFFCCFHIRSPELQIATARVYNDWAADLFIGASERFAPAAVIPVLDVAASLAELERVARRGFRAALLPAHIDTRPYNDAAYDPLWTAAQDLGIPLTFHAGTGRSQTPAHGPGGAVINYVVTVGGPMETVAYLCGSGVLARFPGLRVVMVECGSGWLAWVLHAMDDAYREHHMFVRPKLELLPSEYFRRQGAVTFQHDPVGLANIPFTGDRCLLWGSDYPHPEGTWPNSQEVLARQFAGVAAEAMERIVCRNAAELYRFRLPTC, from the coding sequence GTGCACCGTCCGCTCATCTCGGCCGACTCCCACGTGATGGAGCCGCTCGACCTCTGGACGACGCATCTGCCGGCGCACCTTCGGGCGCACGGGCCGCGCATCGAGCCGCGCGACGGAGTGGGGTGCCTGATGGTCGAGGACACCGTCGTCCGTCGGTTCTCCTCGCTCGCCAAGGCGGGCGCGCAGGCGAAGACCTTCGCCCAAGGCGCGAGCGACCCCGAAGGCCGGCTCCGCGACCTCGACGCCGACGGCGTGTGGGGCGAGGTGATGTACCCGAACCTCGCCTTCTTCTGCTGCTTCCACATCCGGAGCCCCGAGCTCCAGATCGCCACCGCCCGGGTCTACAACGACTGGGCGGCGGACCTCTTCATCGGCGCCTCGGAGCGCTTCGCGCCGGCGGCCGTCATCCCCGTGCTCGACGTCGCCGCGTCGCTCGCCGAGCTCGAGCGGGTGGCCCGGCGCGGCTTCCGTGCGGCCCTGTTGCCCGCCCACATCGACACGCGGCCCTACAACGATGCCGCGTACGACCCGCTCTGGACCGCCGCCCAGGACCTCGGCATCCCGCTCACCTTCCACGCCGGCACCGGCCGCAGCCAGACGCCGGCGCACGGCCCGGGCGGCGCCGTCATCAACTACGTCGTCACGGTGGGCGGCCCGATGGAGACCGTCGCCTACCTCTGCGGCTCGGGCGTGCTCGCGCGCTTTCCCGGGCTGCGGGTCGTCATGGTCGAGTGCGGGAGCGGCTGGCTCGCCTGGGTGCTCCATGCCATGGATGACGCTTATCGCGAGCACCACATGTTCGTGCGGCCGAAGCTGGAGCTCCTGCCGAGCGAGTACTTCCGGCGCCAGGGCGCGGTCACCTTCCAGCACGACCCGGTCGGGCTCGCCAACATCCCGTTCACCGGCGACCGCTGCCTCCTCTGGGGCTCCGACTACCCGCACCCGGAAGGCACCTGGCCGAACTCGCAGGAGGTGCTCGCGCGGCAGTTCGCGGGCGTCGCGGCGGAGGCGATGGAGCGCATCGTCTGCCGGAACGCGGCGGAGCTCTACCGCTTCCGGCTGCCGACCTGCTGA
- a CDS encoding LLM class F420-dependent oxidoreductase, with protein sequence MRFGINVGYSGARMSLNMELIQEADRLGFHSVWAAEAYGSDAVTPLAWIAAQTTRIHVGSGIMQMPARSPAMTAMTATTLDQLSGGRMLLGLGVSGPQVVEGWHGVAYGNPLRRTREYVEIVRAIWAREKPLEHTGPHYQIPYRGPGATGLGKPLKSILHGRQIPIYIAAVGPKSVEQTAQIADGWLPMFFSPYRTNVYHDALAAGFRKAGNGKGLHNFDVAPGPIVILGDDVASCLQFVKPVLALYVGGMGARGKNFYNDLACRYGFEAEARKIQDLYLDGKKAEATAAVPDRLADEVSLVGPKERLRDRLAAWREAGVTTVICGLQQIEALHAIAEIGC encoded by the coding sequence ATGCGATTCGGGATCAACGTCGGCTACTCGGGCGCGCGCATGTCGCTCAACATGGAGCTGATCCAGGAAGCCGATCGGCTCGGCTTCCACTCGGTGTGGGCGGCGGAGGCCTACGGGTCGGACGCCGTCACGCCGCTCGCCTGGATCGCGGCGCAGACCACCCGCATCCACGTCGGCAGCGGGATCATGCAGATGCCGGCCCGGAGCCCGGCGATGACGGCGATGACCGCGACCACGCTCGACCAGCTCTCCGGCGGCCGCATGCTCCTCGGTCTCGGCGTCTCGGGCCCGCAGGTGGTCGAGGGCTGGCACGGCGTGGCGTACGGGAACCCGCTGCGGCGGACGCGCGAGTACGTCGAGATCGTGCGCGCCATCTGGGCGCGCGAGAAGCCGCTCGAGCACACGGGCCCGCACTACCAGATCCCCTATCGCGGCCCGGGTGCGACCGGGCTCGGCAAGCCGCTCAAGAGCATCCTCCACGGCCGGCAGATCCCCATCTACATCGCGGCGGTCGGCCCAAAGAGCGTCGAGCAGACCGCGCAGATCGCGGACGGCTGGCTGCCGATGTTCTTCTCGCCCTATCGGACCAACGTGTACCACGACGCGCTCGCCGCCGGCTTCCGGAAGGCGGGCAACGGCAAGGGTCTCCACAACTTCGACGTCGCGCCGGGACCGATCGTCATCCTGGGCGACGACGTGGCCTCGTGTCTCCAGTTCGTGAAGCCGGTGCTCGCGCTCTATGTCGGCGGCATGGGCGCGCGCGGCAAGAACTTCTACAACGACCTCGCCTGCCGCTACGGCTTCGAGGCGGAGGCCAGGAAGATCCAGGATCTCTACCTCGACGGCAAGAAGGCCGAGGCGACCGCGGCCGTGCCGGATCGCCTGGCCGACGAGGTGTCGCTCGTCGGCCCGAAGGAGCGTCTCCGGGACCGCCTGGCGGCCTGGCGCGAGGCGGGCGTCACGACCGTCATCTGCGGCCTGCAGCAGATCGAGGCGCTGCACGCGATCGCCGAGATCGGCTGCTGA
- a CDS encoding NIPSNAP family containing protein — MANPKLYLHETIDIIGTGSEPYKRHTAAWAARRRKGGALVGIWQQSGSTGDWPRVVNLWEMDGWKQWADILEKQYAGEGQPADLRAWWTRMARWRSGGFDRILEPAPYCPTRDELIERSVRGRACLQEIATLRAGTAEEYLDAVATRWLPVAERRGLRLIGAYRTAMRDTEAVILWSVPTFDALTRHLGDFGSAPETRDWTAAARAWRTDYRETLLVPSRWCVVHPGWRPRAR; from the coding sequence GTGGCCAACCCGAAGCTCTACCTCCACGAGACGATCGACATCATCGGCACGGGCTCGGAGCCCTACAAGCGACACACCGCCGCGTGGGCGGCGCGACGCCGGAAGGGCGGGGCGCTGGTCGGCATCTGGCAGCAGTCCGGGTCGACGGGCGACTGGCCGCGCGTCGTGAACCTGTGGGAGATGGACGGCTGGAAGCAGTGGGCGGACATCCTCGAGAAGCAGTACGCCGGAGAGGGGCAGCCCGCCGACCTGCGCGCGTGGTGGACGCGCATGGCGCGCTGGCGGTCGGGCGGCTTCGACCGCATCCTCGAGCCGGCGCCGTACTGCCCGACGCGCGACGAGCTGATCGAGCGGAGCGTCCGCGGCCGGGCGTGCCTGCAGGAGATCGCGACCCTGCGGGCGGGCACGGCGGAAGAGTATCTCGACGCCGTCGCGACCCGCTGGCTGCCGGTGGCCGAGCGGCGCGGGCTCCGGCTCATCGGTGCCTACCGCACGGCGATGCGCGACACCGAGGCGGTCATCCTCTGGAGCGTGCCGACGTTCGACGCCCTCACTCGTCACCTCGGCGACTTCGGGTCGGCGCCCGAGACGCGCGACTGGACCGCGGCGGCGCGCGCCTGGCGCACGGACTACCGCGAGACGCTGCTCGTCCCGAGCCGCTGGTGCGTCGTGCATCCCGGGTGGCGGCCCCGGGCGCGGTAG
- a CDS encoding thiolase family protein yields MLGVGMHRFGMWPDRSNADLGREAGLAALRDAGLSFRDVQAAYVGYIFAPVMSGTRTMKEFGLTGIPVQHVENASATGSAAFREACLAVASGRHDVVMVLGFDKMTAMIQSSSQTTHPAWLEDAILPAAFFALWATRRIHERGTKPEHLAAIAAKNWNNGALNPMSQRQPERPVTVEKVLGSRMVAWPLTTMMSCPIGDGAGAAIVGRPEIARRLRPGRPVVRVAASELQTERYAPGHLFVGPVVGPARMTTDTSRAVYEEAGIGPEDLDLVQVHDAFAIEELEYYELLGLCGAGEAEAAIERGDFAPGGRVPVSTDGGLIARGHPGGPTGLAQIWETTLQLRGEAGRRQVEDARVGLCHMMGGGSVCVIHLLVRE; encoded by the coding sequence ATCCTCGGCGTCGGCATGCACCGCTTCGGCATGTGGCCGGACCGCTCGAACGCCGACCTCGGGCGCGAGGCCGGGCTGGCGGCGCTCCGCGACGCGGGTCTCTCGTTCCGCGACGTCCAGGCCGCCTACGTCGGCTACATCTTCGCGCCGGTCATGAGCGGGACGCGGACCATGAAGGAGTTCGGGCTGACCGGCATCCCCGTCCAGCACGTCGAGAATGCGTCCGCCACCGGCTCGGCCGCCTTCCGCGAAGCCTGCCTCGCCGTCGCGAGCGGCCGTCACGACGTCGTCATGGTGCTCGGCTTCGACAAGATGACGGCGATGATCCAGTCCTCGAGCCAGACGACGCATCCCGCCTGGCTCGAGGACGCGATCCTGCCCGCGGCCTTCTTCGCCCTCTGGGCGACGCGGCGCATACACGAGCGCGGCACGAAGCCCGAGCACCTCGCCGCGATCGCCGCCAAGAACTGGAACAACGGGGCGCTGAACCCGATGAGCCAGCGCCAGCCCGAGCGCCCGGTGACGGTCGAGAAGGTGCTCGGCTCGCGGATGGTCGCGTGGCCGCTGACGACGATGATGTCCTGCCCGATCGGCGACGGCGCCGGGGCGGCGATCGTCGGGCGGCCGGAGATCGCCCGGCGGCTCCGCCCCGGCCGCCCGGTCGTCCGCGTGGCGGCCTCGGAGCTGCAGACCGAGCGCTACGCGCCGGGTCATCTCTTCGTGGGCCCCGTGGTCGGTCCCGCCCGGATGACGACCGACACGTCGCGCGCGGTGTACGAGGAGGCCGGCATCGGCCCCGAGGACCTCGACCTCGTGCAGGTGCACGACGCCTTCGCGATCGAGGAGCTCGAGTACTACGAGCTGCTCGGGCTCTGCGGCGCAGGCGAGGCGGAGGCCGCGATCGAACGCGGCGACTTCGCGCCCGGCGGCCGCGTGCCCGTGTCGACCGACGGCGGGCTCATCGCCCGCGGCCATCCGGGCGGCCCGACCGGGCTCGCGCAGATCTGGGAGACGACGCTCCAGCTGCGTGGCGAGGCGGGGCGGCGACAGGTGGAGGACGCGCGCGTCGGCCTCTGCCACATGATGGGCGGCGGCAGCGTGTGCGTGATTCACCTGCTCGTGCGCGAGTAG
- a CDS encoding DNA-binding protein → MAGTARPRVPIKAGYFTVPEDPAEPPRLLGSRCEDCGEHFFPRRAVCAKCLSERTADVLLGPRGTVYSYTFVHFPLFGSTRLEHVGYGVGQVDLPEGPRVQLPLAGRQEDYRVGQTVEAELEPLREEDGQDVVIIRFRPVVQS, encoded by the coding sequence ATGGCCGGCACGGCGAGGCCGCGCGTCCCCATCAAGGCGGGCTACTTCACGGTGCCCGAGGACCCGGCCGAGCCGCCGCGACTTCTCGGCTCGCGCTGCGAGGACTGCGGGGAGCACTTCTTTCCCCGGCGTGCCGTCTGCGCGAAGTGCCTGAGCGAGCGGACCGCCGACGTGCTCCTCGGCCCGCGGGGGACGGTCTACAGCTACACCTTCGTGCACTTCCCGCTCTTCGGCTCGACGCGCCTCGAGCACGTCGGCTACGGCGTCGGCCAGGTCGACCTGCCCGAGGGACCGCGCGTCCAGCTCCCGCTCGCCGGGCGGCAGGAGGACTACCGCGTCGGCCAGACGGTCGAGGCGGAGCTCGAGCCCCTGCGCGAGGAGGACGGGCAGGACGTCGTGATCATCCGCTTCCGGCCGGTGGTGCAATCGTGA
- a CDS encoding phosphotransferase family protein, with protein sequence MLQPERDLGAIQDGLAAWLRTRMPETRDLTISELTRPKAGFSNDTLLFEVSCLAGGRRCVERLVARFAPAEFRVFPEYDLAAQAKVMQCLAPTGVPVPRVRWLEEDARVLGQAFYIMDAIAGELPSEVPPYHSTGFCFEATPARRARIWWSGLETLARIHKLDWRALGLELLGAPGPGTDPIDRQLAYWARYLEWTVRGRAPQPILAHALAWLREHRYAPRHVALCWGDARLPNLIYRNDEVVGVLDWEMAFLGDPEADLGWWLFMHWATGEGYGFPPLEGFPGREETIRRYEALTGRPVEHAFYNEVLAALRFGAIMARIAGRMADLGIPAPMPDFETNTQCHQRLAALLELPPPGRS encoded by the coding sequence ATGCTCCAGCCCGAGCGCGACCTGGGCGCCATCCAGGACGGCCTGGCGGCCTGGCTCCGGACCCGTATGCCGGAGACGCGGGACCTGACGATCTCCGAGCTCACGCGGCCGAAGGCCGGCTTCTCCAACGACACCCTGCTCTTCGAGGTGTCCTGTCTCGCCGGCGGCCGGCGATGCGTCGAACGCCTCGTCGCGCGCTTCGCGCCGGCCGAGTTCCGCGTCTTCCCCGAGTACGACCTGGCCGCGCAGGCAAAGGTCATGCAGTGTCTCGCCCCGACCGGCGTGCCGGTGCCGCGGGTCCGATGGCTCGAGGAAGATGCGCGCGTCCTGGGTCAGGCCTTCTACATCATGGACGCGATCGCGGGAGAGCTGCCCTCGGAGGTGCCCCCGTATCACAGCACGGGATTCTGCTTCGAGGCGACGCCCGCGCGGCGCGCACGCATCTGGTGGAGCGGCCTCGAGACCCTCGCCCGCATCCACAAGCTCGACTGGCGCGCGCTCGGCCTCGAGCTCCTCGGCGCTCCCGGGCCTGGGACCGATCCGATCGATCGCCAGCTCGCCTACTGGGCGCGCTACCTCGAATGGACCGTACGCGGCCGGGCGCCGCAGCCGATCCTCGCCCACGCGCTCGCCTGGCTCCGCGAGCACCGCTACGCGCCGCGCCACGTCGCCCTGTGCTGGGGCGACGCGCGCCTGCCGAACCTGATCTACCGCAACGACGAGGTCGTCGGCGTCCTCGACTGGGAGATGGCGTTCCTCGGCGACCCCGAGGCGGACCTCGGCTGGTGGCTCTTCATGCACTGGGCGACCGGCGAGGGATACGGCTTCCCGCCGCTCGAGGGGTTTCCGGGAAGAGAAGAGACGATCCGGCGCTACGAGGCGCTCACCGGCCGGCCGGTGGAGCATGCGTTCTACAACGAGGTGCTGGCCGCCCTCCGGTTCGGGGCGATCATGGCGCGCATCGCCGGCCGCATGGCCGACCTCGGCATTCCTGCCCCGATGCCGGACTTCGAGACGAACACCCAGTGCCACCAGCGTCTGGCAGCGCTCCTCGAGCTGCCGCCGCCGGGGAGGAGCTGA
- a CDS encoding carboxypeptidase regulatory-like domain-containing protein, with protein sequence MVVGKGFASLQSAVSLLAGLASLSGALYSAVQFAKPAPRTGDILAIVRGSKSDKAPPGTTVEILTPQDALVATLKPGDDGSARGVLEEGPYRMRATAPRFEAQTRDVQVQRGATAEVRLQLVQQDADEGPSRARRSGDRARPISRAVGGAQRFLHRLGL encoded by the coding sequence GTGGTCGTGGGGAAGGGATTTGCATCGCTGCAGTCTGCCGTGAGCCTGCTCGCCGGGCTCGCGTCGCTCTCGGGTGCGCTGTATTCCGCTGTGCAGTTCGCCAAGCCGGCTCCCCGCACGGGCGATATCCTGGCGATCGTCCGCGGATCGAAGTCCGACAAGGCGCCCCCCGGGACAACCGTCGAGATATTGACGCCGCAGGATGCGCTGGTCGCCACGCTCAAGCCGGGTGACGACGGGTCCGCCCGCGGCGTCCTCGAGGAAGGACCGTACCGCATGCGGGCGACGGCGCCGCGCTTCGAGGCGCAGACGCGGGACGTGCAGGTGCAGCGCGGTGCGACTGCCGAGGTACGACTCCAGCTCGTGCAGCAAGACGCCGATGAAGGGCCCTCGCGCGCGCGCCGGTCAGGCGATCGCGCGCGCCCGATCAGCCGGGCGGTGGGCGGGGCCCAGCGCTTCCTCCACCGGCTCGGTCTCTGA